From Deinococcus aquaedulcis, a single genomic window includes:
- a CDS encoding methylglyoxal synthase has product MTAAPPPPSRRQVALIAHDKKKLELALFTLAHREVLGRFHLVATGTTGGLLEKQTGLTIERVLSGPLGGDQQIGARLAQDEVLAVFFFRDPLTAQPHEPDVTALVRLCDVHDVPLATNPASAEALLGWLRGQPSS; this is encoded by the coding sequence ATGACCGCTGCCCCGCCGCCTCCCAGCCGCCGTCAGGTGGCCCTGATCGCCCACGACAAGAAGAAACTGGAACTGGCTCTGTTCACCCTGGCCCACCGCGAGGTGCTGGGCCGCTTTCATCTGGTCGCCACCGGCACCACTGGCGGCCTGCTGGAAAAACAGACGGGCCTGACCATCGAACGGGTGCTGTCCGGGCCGCTGGGCGGCGACCAGCAGATCGGCGCGCGGCTGGCCCAGGACGAGGTGCTGGCGGTGTTCTTCTTCCGTGATCCCCTGACCGCCCAGCCCCACGAACCGGATGTCACGGCCCTGGTGCGCCTGTGCGACGTCCACGACGTGCCGCTGGCCACCAACCCCGCCAGCGCCGAGGCCCTGCTGGGGTGGCTGCGGGGCCAGCCCTCGTCCTGA
- a CDS encoding PP2C family protein-serine/threonine phosphatase translates to MRAPATPSLTSGLLTDVGRQRQGGVNQDAALALDLPQGGLYAVADGMGGHAAGELAANLALDALSQAYLESRGTPPVRLASAVQAANMAVLRHAVGEYVGMGTTLLAALIDRGAALLAHVGDSRAYLLRGGELHRLTDDHSWVAEQVRQGLMTEDEARDHQWRSVVSNALGGEERVRLELFGLAVQAGDRLLLCTDGLSGVVTDDVLLRLLSRPLSPEATARLLVNAANDEGGPDNITALIVDIHRSGRLPPYTLPPRREDGPTYVDALLSAQRGNSLVTYLLLMVAYFTLLGIMLVPESRVPIGLSGTVLLLAIMVGHRSVGRAPPPLGPPSAVLPARVPELPVRESRP, encoded by the coding sequence ATGCGCGCCCCCGCGACGCCCTCTCTCACGTCGGGCCTTCTGACCGATGTGGGTCGTCAGCGCCAGGGCGGCGTGAACCAGGACGCGGCGCTGGCGCTGGACCTGCCGCAGGGCGGGCTGTACGCGGTGGCCGACGGCATGGGCGGGCACGCGGCGGGTGAACTGGCGGCCAACCTCGCGCTGGACGCCCTGAGTCAGGCGTATCTGGAGAGCCGGGGCACCCCCCCGGTGCGGCTGGCCAGCGCGGTGCAGGCGGCGAATATGGCGGTGCTGCGCCACGCGGTGGGCGAATACGTGGGCATGGGCACCACGCTGCTGGCCGCCCTGATTGACCGGGGCGCGGCGCTGCTGGCCCATGTGGGCGATTCGCGCGCCTACCTGCTGCGCGGCGGCGAACTGCACCGCCTCACCGACGATCACTCCTGGGTGGCCGAACAGGTGCGCCAGGGCCTGATGACCGAGGATGAAGCGCGCGACCACCAGTGGCGCAGCGTGGTCAGCAACGCGCTGGGCGGCGAGGAGCGGGTGAGGCTGGAACTGTTCGGGCTGGCGGTGCAGGCTGGCGACCGCCTGCTGCTGTGCACCGATGGCCTGAGCGGCGTGGTGACCGACGACGTGCTGCTGCGGCTGCTCTCGCGGCCCCTGTCGCCCGAAGCCACAGCCCGTCTGCTGGTCAACGCCGCCAACGACGAGGGCGGCCCCGACAACATCACGGCGCTGATCGTGGATATTCACCGGAGCGGGCGCCTGCCGCCCTACACGCTACCCCCCCGGCGCGAGGACGGCCCGACGTACGTGGACGCCCTGCTGAGCGCGCAGCGCGGCAACAGTCTGGTCACCTACCTGCTGCTGATGGTCGCGTATTTCACGCTGCTGGGCATCATGCTGGTCCCGGAAAGCCGCGTGCCCATCGGGTTGTCGGGCACAGTGCTGCTGCTGGCGATCATGGTGGGGCACCGCAGCGTGGGGCGCGCGCCGCCGCCGCTGGGGCCGCCCAGCGCGGTGCTGCCCGCCCGCGTGCCCGAACTGCCGGTGCGCGAGTCGCGGCCCTAG
- a CDS encoding RidA family protein produces MKEIVQTDSAPAAIGPYSQAVTFGNLVVTSGQIPLTPVGELVAGGITEQTEQVIANLKAVLAAAGTDLDRVVKTTVFLADMNEFAAMNAVYEAHFRAPYPARSTVQVARLPRDVRVEIEVLAERH; encoded by the coding sequence ATGAAAGAGATTGTGCAGACGGACAGCGCCCCGGCGGCCATCGGGCCCTACAGCCAGGCCGTGACTTTCGGCAACCTCGTGGTGACCAGCGGCCAGATTCCGCTGACGCCTGTGGGCGAACTGGTGGCCGGCGGCATCACCGAGCAAACCGAACAGGTGATCGCCAACCTGAAAGCTGTGCTGGCCGCTGCCGGCACCGATCTGGACCGGGTGGTGAAAACCACGGTGTTCCTGGCCGACATGAACGAGTTTGCCGCCATGAACGCGGTGTACGAGGCGCACTTCCGCGCGCCCTACCCCGCCCGCAGCACCGTGCAGGTGGCGAGGCTCCCGCGCGACGTGCGGGTGGAAATTGAGGTGCTGGCCGAGCGCCACTGA
- a CDS encoding PSP1 domain-containing protein, translated as MVVLPIRFERSPRLHAMLSEEAHPVGTRVVVQGKRGPEVATVRGEPREPLAQERYGAVLRAATPEDLKRWEDLHRAGEDLKWLLRARARQRGLPVKVVAAEFTLDESLVTVSYSADERIELSSLIGEVRAHTRARVNFAAVGPREQAQMIGTLGACGRENCSSTHLQDFAPVSIRMARDQQLPLNPEKLSGPCGRLLCCLQFEHTQYLELLKDLPRKNAKVCHEGSGACGKVTKLHPLSGTVDVATDQGLLQNVPAADLRRMTDAEVRALPEGGRPQGRPGKGPRPAPSE; from the coding sequence ATGGTTGTCCTGCCCATCCGCTTTGAGCGCAGTCCCCGTCTCCACGCCATGCTGAGCGAGGAGGCGCATCCTGTGGGCACGCGCGTGGTGGTGCAGGGCAAGCGCGGCCCGGAGGTGGCCACCGTGCGCGGCGAACCCCGCGAACCACTGGCCCAGGAACGCTACGGCGCCGTGCTGCGCGCCGCCACGCCCGAGGACCTGAAGCGCTGGGAAGACCTGCACCGCGCGGGCGAGGACCTGAAATGGCTGCTGCGCGCCCGCGCCCGCCAGCGTGGCCTGCCGGTCAAGGTGGTGGCCGCAGAATTCACGCTGGACGAGAGCCTCGTGACGGTCAGCTACAGCGCCGACGAGCGCATTGAACTGAGCAGCCTGATTGGCGAGGTGCGCGCGCACACCCGCGCCCGCGTGAACTTTGCGGCGGTGGGCCCGCGCGAGCAGGCGCAGATGATCGGCACGCTGGGGGCCTGCGGGCGCGAGAACTGTTCGTCCACTCACCTGCAGGACTTTGCGCCCGTCAGCATTCGCATGGCGCGCGACCAGCAACTGCCGCTGAACCCGGAAAAGCTCTCGGGGCCCTGCGGGCGCCTGCTGTGCTGCCTGCAGTTCGAGCACACCCAGTACCTCGAACTCCTCAAGGACCTGCCGCGCAAGAACGCCAAGGTCTGCCACGAGGGCTCGGGGGCCTGTGGCAAGGTGACCAAGCTGCATCCCCTCAGCGGCACGGTGGACGTGGCGACCGATCAGGGCCTGCTGCAGAACGTGCCTGCCGCCGACCTGCGCCGCATGACCGACGCCGAGGTGCGCGCGCTGCCCGAAGGTGGACGCCCCCAGGGCCGGCCCGGCAAGGGCCCCCGCCCAGCGCCCAGCGAGTAA
- a CDS encoding M3 family oligoendopeptidase, protein MSPVPSQPTADQTLTVPAPAAEWAHYAPRVQSLQAQALNAEAVPGWLAAWSALSSELKGVGAKLSIFADLHTDQPDAQARYQTFVAEALPQWARAEQALKEKLLAVPDYVPAPDFALTLRRMRDEAALFREANVDLEVTHEAQKQEYAVITGNQTVQLGGETLTIPQIKQRLDDPSRPAREAAWHALAASNAEVAPQLDDVMARLIATRWQLARNADETNYRDLRWKELDRVDYSPADCRAFHEAVQTEVVPLLSRMTAEIAAQLGLGALRPWDYNRNNLLDPQARAPLTPFQRGAELETLAQTAFAGLDSGLAARFTQMRAGALLDLESRPGKMSHAYCSYFPTTNEPFVLMNVVGTAEDVRVLFHEVGHAFHGFYSGDTQPLVWNRWSPIEFVEIPSMAMEFLTLDHLGHVFSPDDLARYREKQLQGVVAFLPWAAQMDAFQHWLYAEAPDTVTVADLDAKWLELDRTFHPFVNWDGLDERLRAKGWQYYHIFQVPFYYIEYAMCYLAAVGVWRGAQQDAAGALERYKASLRLGNTVPVPELYRAAGTEFRFDRDHIRSLMTFLTEQLQA, encoded by the coding sequence ATGAGCCCTGTGCCTTCCCAGCCCACCGCCGACCAGACGCTGACGGTGCCTGCCCCTGCGGCCGAGTGGGCCCACTACGCGCCGCGCGTTCAGTCGCTGCAGGCCCAGGCCCTGAACGCTGAGGCGGTGCCCGGCTGGCTGGCCGCCTGGAGCGCCCTGAGCAGCGAACTGAAGGGCGTGGGCGCCAAGCTCTCGATCTTTGCCGACCTACACACCGATCAGCCGGACGCCCAGGCCCGCTACCAGACCTTTGTGGCCGAGGCCCTGCCACAGTGGGCGCGCGCCGAGCAGGCCCTGAAAGAGAAGCTGCTGGCCGTGCCCGACTACGTGCCGGCCCCCGACTTTGCCCTGACCCTGCGCCGCATGCGGGACGAGGCCGCCCTGTTCCGCGAGGCCAACGTGGACCTGGAGGTCACCCACGAAGCCCAGAAGCAAGAATACGCGGTGATCACCGGCAACCAGACGGTGCAGCTGGGCGGCGAGACACTGACCATTCCCCAGATCAAGCAGCGCCTGGACGACCCCAGCCGCCCAGCGCGCGAGGCCGCGTGGCACGCCCTGGCCGCCAGTAACGCCGAGGTGGCCCCGCAACTGGACGACGTGATGGCGCGCCTGATCGCCACCCGCTGGCAGCTGGCGCGCAACGCCGACGAGACCAATTACCGCGACCTGCGCTGGAAGGAACTGGACCGGGTGGACTACAGCCCCGCCGACTGCCGCGCCTTCCACGAGGCGGTGCAGACCGAGGTGGTGCCGCTGCTCTCGCGCATGACGGCCGAGATCGCCGCGCAACTGGGCCTGGGCGCCCTGCGCCCCTGGGACTACAACCGCAACAACCTGCTGGACCCCCAGGCCCGCGCGCCGCTGACCCCGTTCCAGAGGGGCGCCGAACTGGAAACCCTGGCCCAGACGGCCTTTGCTGGCCTGGATTCCGGGCTGGCCGCCCGCTTTACCCAGATGCGCGCCGGGGCCCTGCTGGACCTGGAATCGCGCCCGGGCAAGATGAGCCACGCCTACTGCTCGTACTTTCCGACCACCAACGAGCCCTTTGTGCTGATGAATGTGGTGGGCACTGCCGAGGACGTGCGGGTGCTGTTTCACGAGGTGGGGCACGCCTTCCACGGCTTTTACAGCGGCGATACTCAGCCGCTGGTGTGGAACCGCTGGAGCCCCATTGAATTCGTGGAGATTCCCAGCATGGCGATGGAATTCCTGACCCTGGACCACCTGGGGCACGTGTTCTCGCCGGACGACCTGGCGCGCTACCGCGAAAAGCAGCTGCAGGGCGTGGTGGCCTTCCTGCCCTGGGCCGCCCAGATGGACGCTTTCCAGCACTGGCTGTACGCCGAGGCCCCCGATACCGTGACGGTTGCCGATCTGGACGCCAAGTGGCTGGAACTGGACCGCACCTTCCACCCCTTCGTGAACTGGGACGGCCTGGACGAGCGCCTGCGCGCCAAGGGTTGGCAGTACTACCACATCTTCCAGGTGCCCTTTTATTACATCGAATACGCCATGTGCTATCTGGCGGCCGTGGGGGTCTGGCGCGGCGCCCAGCAGGACGCCGCCGGCGCCCTGGAGCGTTACAAGGCCAGCCTGCGCCTGGGCAACACCGTGCCCGTCCCGGAGCTCTACCGCGCCGCCGGCACCGAATTCCGCTTCGACCGCGACCACATCCGCAGCCTGATGACCTTCCTCACCGAACAGCTCCAGGCCTAA
- a CDS encoding DUF4384 domain-containing protein, which translates to MKKNSTVTALLALGTAATLSVAGAQAKISAQSIIVNPTQPDLSVNVRVDRDPSGNSNPAYRVGENITVSASVNRDAYVYLFNVNPDGTVDQILPNRLSGENFVKANTTKSFPAPGDNFTYSVEGPVGQNKVLALASLTPLNLDQISSFRTAQDQFATVSTQGGQTGLAQALSIVVNPLPQNSWVSDTAFYTVAAQTPVSTGSLFVGTNVAGATVILNGQRLGGANVTYSNLRSGTYPVRVQAPGYADFSSTVTVRAGTTTNLNVEFAQPLSVAPAPVNTGNGVLDFIGNLLGAIAGTQLQDPARSAYDQKVRELQADGYALQQSRTTGTGYSGTLVRGASTVTLTVDRGANRTVRVNVSETTTYRY; encoded by the coding sequence ATGAAGAAGAACTCGACCGTGACGGCCCTGCTGGCCCTGGGCACCGCTGCCACCCTCAGCGTGGCGGGCGCGCAGGCCAAGATCAGTGCGCAGAGCATCATCGTGAACCCCACCCAGCCGGACCTGTCGGTGAACGTGCGCGTGGACAGGGACCCCAGCGGCAACAGCAACCCCGCCTACCGCGTGGGTGAGAACATCACTGTGAGCGCCAGCGTGAACCGCGACGCCTACGTGTACCTGTTCAACGTGAACCCCGACGGCACGGTGGACCAGATCCTGCCCAACCGCCTGAGCGGCGAGAACTTCGTCAAGGCGAACACCACCAAGAGCTTCCCGGCGCCCGGCGACAACTTCACCTACTCGGTGGAAGGCCCGGTCGGCCAGAACAAGGTGCTGGCCTTGGCCAGCCTGACCCCGCTGAACCTCGACCAGATCAGCTCTTTCCGCACGGCCCAGGACCAGTTCGCCACCGTGAGCACCCAGGGCGGGCAGACCGGGCTGGCGCAGGCCCTGAGCATCGTGGTGAACCCCCTGCCCCAGAACAGCTGGGTGAGTGACACCGCTTTCTACACTGTGGCCGCGCAGACCCCGGTGAGCACCGGCAGCCTGTTCGTGGGCACCAACGTGGCGGGCGCCACCGTGATCCTGAACGGCCAGCGCCTGGGCGGCGCCAACGTGACCTACAGCAACCTGCGCTCCGGTACTTACCCCGTGCGGGTGCAGGCCCCCGGTTACGCCGACTTCAGCTCCACCGTGACCGTGCGTGCGGGCACCACCACCAACCTGAACGTGGAATTTGCCCAGCCCCTGAGCGTGGCCCCGGCGCCCGTCAACACCGGCAACGGCGTGCTGGACTTTATCGGCAACCTGCTGGGCGCCATTGCGGGCACCCAGCTGCAGGACCCCGCCCGCAGCGCCTACGACCAGAAGGTGCGTGAACTGCAGGCCGACGGCTACGCGCTGCAGCAGAGCCGCACCACCGGCACCGGCTACAGCGGCACCCTGGTGCGCGGCGCCAGCACCGTTACCCTGACCGTGGACCGGGGCGCCAACCGCACCGTGCGCGTGAACGTGAGCGAAACGACGACGTACCGCTACTGA
- a CDS encoding endonuclease dU translates to MFAHAIGFDDAPFDRAHRGNVPVIGAAYARTTLHAVVRGHVRRDGRNSTAELARLVALSPEHLQLVLLQGIALAGFNVVDLPGLHAATGLPVLVVARKAPDLDRIRAALLSRVPGGARKWQLIEAAGPMEPCGGVYVQRAGLTLAQAEAALHTFTVTGRVPEPLRAPHLIARALVQGHSRGGRA, encoded by the coding sequence GTGTTCGCCCACGCCATCGGCTTTGACGACGCGCCGTTTGACCGCGCCCACCGGGGCAACGTGCCGGTGATTGGCGCCGCGTACGCCCGCACCACCCTGCACGCCGTGGTGCGCGGGCACGTGCGCCGCGACGGGCGCAACAGCACCGCCGAACTGGCGCGGCTGGTGGCGCTGTCGCCCGAACATCTGCAGTTGGTGCTGCTGCAGGGCATTGCGCTGGCGGGCTTTAACGTGGTGGACCTGCCGGGGCTGCACGCGGCCACGGGCCTGCCCGTGCTGGTGGTGGCCCGCAAAGCCCCCGACCTGGACCGAATTCGCGCGGCGCTGCTGTCGCGGGTGCCGGGCGGCGCGCGCAAGTGGCAGCTGATCGAGGCCGCCGGGCCGATGGAACCCTGCGGCGGCGTGTACGTGCAGCGCGCGGGCCTGACGCTGGCCCAGGCCGAGGCCGCCCTGCACACCTTCACCGTGACTGGCCGGGTGCCGGAACCGCTGCGTGCCCCGCACTTGATCGCCCGCGCGCTGGTCCAGGGCCACAGCCGGGGCGGCCGGGCGTAG
- a CDS encoding GNAT family N-acetyltransferase translates to MTSAMPLPDLNAGAWPVSLFDPARATPEQKLAVGRLLADSFAYANPEDPPLIPEQEAVGLSHQLPTERKHHLVVWQGAQALAWGCLEYDTEQNTHMAHARLVVAPPARRQGLGRALGGQLRDMAVQAGRTVLTFGTTSRAPAGEAFAQATGAQAALPMRQSRLPLSGLDRDLLARWQGRPEGDPYRLHLWATVPDEYLDRAADMMMVMNTAPKGDLEQDDWRITPEMIRAWDAMIEEAGEVRTMMAIEDTRTGALDAYSEIFWTPERQGPVFQGATAVRPGARGQGLGKWVKAAMLEHILATVPGARWVQTNNAHENAAMLGINVTLGFAPWSTFTEWQLKLA, encoded by the coding sequence ATGACCTCCGCGATGCCCCTGCCCGATCTGAACGCTGGCGCCTGGCCAGTGAGCCTCTTTGACCCGGCCCGCGCCACGCCCGAACAGAAACTGGCTGTGGGGCGCCTGCTGGCCGACAGCTTTGCCTACGCCAATCCCGAAGACCCGCCCCTGATTCCCGAACAGGAGGCCGTGGGCCTGAGCCACCAGTTGCCCACCGAACGCAAACACCACCTCGTGGTGTGGCAGGGCGCGCAGGCCCTGGCCTGGGGCTGCCTGGAATACGACACCGAACAGAACACCCACATGGCCCATGCCCGGCTGGTCGTGGCCCCGCCGGCCCGCCGCCAGGGCCTGGGCCGCGCCCTGGGCGGGCAACTGCGTGACATGGCCGTGCAGGCCGGCCGCACCGTGCTGACCTTCGGCACCACCAGCCGCGCGCCCGCCGGCGAGGCCTTTGCGCAGGCCACGGGCGCCCAGGCCGCGCTGCCCATGCGCCAGAGCCGCCTGCCCCTCTCTGGGCTGGACCGCGACCTGCTGGCCCGCTGGCAGGGGCGCCCCGAAGGCGACCCTTACCGCCTGCACCTGTGGGCCACCGTGCCCGACGAGTACCTGGACCGCGCCGCCGACATGATGATGGTGATGAACACGGCCCCCAAGGGCGACCTGGAACAGGACGACTGGCGCATTACCCCCGAGATGATCCGCGCCTGGGACGCCATGATTGAGGAAGCAGGCGAGGTGCGCACCATGATGGCCATTGAAGACACCCGCACGGGCGCGCTGGACGCCTACAGCGAGATCTTCTGGACCCCGGAGCGCCAGGGCCCGGTGTTCCAGGGCGCCACCGCCGTGCGGCCGGGCGCGCGGGGCCAGGGCCTGGGCAAATGGGTCAAGGCCGCCATGCTGGAGCACATCCTGGCCACCGTGCCGGGCGCGCGCTGGGTGCAGACCAACAACGCCCACGAAAACGCCGCCATGCTGGGCATCAACGTGACCCTGGGCTTTGCGCCGTGGTCCACCTTCACCGAGTGGCAACTGAAGTTGGCCTGA
- a CDS encoding Ppx/GppA phosphatase family protein, with protein MRVAVADVGTNSSHLLIAEAMTAGEAGGYRVLDALKDRTRLGECLDAAGNLTPEGEDRLSSALTRFRALAASAGVPEVHVYATSALREAPNGAAVAARMLARTGVYPAIISGEREGELTYLGAAHAVELGPDNVLLDLGGGSLEFVRGDASRARDVLSLPLGAIRMTRAHVPTETPGRRELAALRAAVQDALAPHAARFRVRAGTRVVLSSGTAEAAAVAILARRGEHAQSVNGTCFSLAELGALLEHVRGLRAAARARLPGLERRADTIVAGLATLHAALEVLGAAEVTVSEGALREGMLIEELTRLEAYQSSISARQRSVLGTAERFGANLSHARQVAALARDLLAGLQAAGEPFGPDGEARSLLTAAGALHEVGQIVAQSAHHKHSAYLIRHAELRGFTPREIEWIALLARYHRKSAPKTTHPEFAALSGPEQALLTRLVAVLRVADGLDRSHAGGVQIEALDRRGGGWRLTVSGATPLDLEGARDKADVWARVFGPLTLHALP; from the coding sequence ATGAGGGTGGCGGTGGCCGATGTCGGCACCAATTCCAGCCATCTGCTGATTGCCGAGGCCATGACCGCCGGCGAGGCCGGCGGCTACCGCGTGCTGGACGCCCTGAAAGACCGCACCCGCCTGGGCGAGTGCCTGGACGCGGCGGGCAACCTGACCCCGGAAGGCGAGGACCGCCTGTCGTCGGCCCTGACCCGGTTCCGGGCCCTGGCTGCCAGTGCGGGCGTGCCCGAGGTGCATGTGTACGCCACCAGCGCCCTGCGCGAGGCCCCCAACGGCGCGGCGGTGGCGGCGCGGATGCTGGCACGCACGGGGGTGTACCCCGCCATCATCAGCGGCGAGCGCGAAGGTGAACTGACCTACCTGGGCGCCGCCCACGCCGTGGAACTGGGCCCCGACAACGTGCTGCTGGACCTGGGGGGCGGCAGCCTGGAATTCGTGCGCGGCGACGCGTCGCGGGCCCGCGACGTGCTGAGCCTGCCCCTGGGTGCCATTCGCATGACCCGGGCGCATGTGCCTACCGAAACGCCGGGGCGCCGCGAACTGGCGGCCCTGCGCGCGGCGGTGCAGGACGCGCTGGCGCCGCACGCCGCGCGGTTCCGGGTGCGGGCCGGTACGCGGGTGGTGCTGTCCAGCGGCACCGCCGAAGCTGCCGCTGTGGCGATCCTGGCGCGGCGGGGCGAACACGCACAGAGCGTCAACGGCACGTGCTTTTCGCTGGCCGAACTGGGGGCCCTGCTGGAACACGTGCGCGGCCTGCGCGCGGCTGCGCGCGCCCGCCTGCCGGGCCTGGAACGCCGGGCCGACACCATCGTGGCCGGGCTGGCCACCCTGCACGCCGCCCTGGAGGTGCTGGGCGCTGCCGAGGTCACGGTCAGCGAGGGCGCGCTGCGCGAGGGCATGCTGATCGAGGAACTCACGCGCCTGGAGGCCTACCAGTCGTCCATTAGCGCCCGGCAACGCAGCGTGCTGGGCACCGCCGAGCGTTTTGGGGCGAATCTGTCGCACGCCCGGCAGGTGGCGGCGCTGGCCCGCGACCTGCTGGCCGGTTTGCAGGCGGCGGGCGAACCGTTTGGCCCGGACGGCGAGGCCCGCAGCCTGCTCACGGCGGCCGGAGCGCTGCACGAGGTGGGGCAGATCGTGGCCCAGAGCGCCCACCACAAGCACAGCGCCTACCTGATCCGCCACGCCGAGCTGCGCGGCTTTACCCCACGCGAGATCGAGTGGATTGCCCTGCTGGCGCGCTACCACCGCAAGAGTGCGCCCAAAACCACTCACCCGGAGTTCGCCGCGCTCTCGGGCCCCGAGCAGGCCCTGCTGACCCGGCTGGTGGCGGTGCTGCGCGTGGCCGACGGCCTGGACCGCTCGCACGCGGGCGGGGTACAGATTGAAGCCCTGGACCGCCGGGGCGGAGGCTGGCGCCTGACCGTCAGCGGCGCCACGCCCCTGGACCTGGAAGGGGCGCGCGACAAGGCAGATGTCTGGGCGCGCGTGTTCGGCCCACTGACCCTGCACGCCTTGCCCTGA
- the pdxY gene encoding pyridoxal kinase PdxY → MTQGPPRNILSIQSWVSYGHVGNAAAVFPLQRLGFEVWAIHTVQFSNHTGYGAWTGTVFPPELVAELIDGIEARGALPECHAVLSGYMGSEGTVAAVVDAVRRVRAANPEALYCCDPVMGDVGRGVFVRPELPDLIGVQAVPEADILTPNQFELELLTGHTVETLEQALAAARALRERMRAGGPRLVLVTSLVRSGAPEGSIETLVVGEGGAWLCRTPLLPLDPPRNGTGDAIAALFFGHYLHSGRPDSALSLAMSALYALLQRTHLAGTREIQLVASQDEFVRPARLFEAQQVG, encoded by the coding sequence ATGACGCAAGGGCCGCCAAGAAATATCCTGTCCATTCAGTCGTGGGTCAGCTACGGGCACGTGGGCAACGCCGCCGCTGTGTTTCCGCTGCAGCGGCTGGGCTTTGAGGTCTGGGCCATTCACACGGTGCAGTTTTCCAACCACACCGGCTACGGCGCCTGGACCGGCACGGTCTTTCCGCCCGAACTGGTGGCCGAACTGATTGACGGCATTGAGGCGCGCGGCGCGCTGCCAGAGTGCCACGCGGTGCTCAGTGGCTACATGGGCAGCGAGGGCACGGTGGCGGCGGTGGTGGACGCCGTGCGCCGGGTGCGCGCCGCCAACCCGGAGGCCCTGTACTGCTGCGACCCCGTGATGGGCGATGTGGGCCGGGGCGTGTTCGTGCGCCCTGAACTGCCGGACCTGATCGGGGTGCAGGCGGTGCCCGAAGCCGACATCCTGACCCCCAACCAGTTTGAGCTGGAACTGCTGACCGGCCATACGGTGGAGACGCTGGAACAGGCCCTGGCCGCCGCGCGTGCCCTGCGCGAGCGAATGCGCGCCGGGGGGCCCCGGCTGGTGCTGGTGACCAGTCTGGTGCGCAGCGGCGCCCCCGAGGGCAGTATTGAAACCCTGGTGGTGGGCGAGGGCGGCGCGTGGCTGTGCCGTACGCCCCTGCTGCCCCTGGACCCGCCGCGCAACGGCACCGGCGACGCGATTGCCGCGCTGTTCTTCGGGCACTACCTGCACAGTGGCCGCCCCGACAGCGCCCTGAGCCTCGCCATGAGCGCGCTCTATGCCCTGCTGCAGCGCACCCACCTCGCGGGCACGCGCGAGATTCAGCTGGTGGCTTCGCAAGATGAGTTTGTGCGGCCTGCACGGCTGTTCGAAGCGCAGCAGGTGGGCTAG